The Trichosurus vulpecula isolate mTriVul1 chromosome 4, mTriVul1.pri, whole genome shotgun sequence genome contains a region encoding:
- the PRR9 gene encoding proline-rich protein 9, whose protein sequence is MSFTEQQCKQPCLPPPCLQKTQEKCTVQVPEPCPPSCQEKYPVQAQEPCLPKIQEPCQEISPQQCQESSLSQCQDPCAPPCQDQVLEPQCQELAQTKCTESVPQKCQEKCPLPSLGK, encoded by the coding sequence ATGTCTTTCACTGAGCAGCAGTGTAAACAGCCATGCCTGCCTCCTCCTTGTCTtcaaaaaactcaagagaagtGTACAGTGCAAGTTCCAGAGCCATGTCCACCATCATGCCAAGAAAAATACCCAGTGCAAGCCCAGGAACCATGTCTTCCTAAAATCCAGGAGCCATGCCAAGAAATAAGTCCACAGCAGTGCCAAGAGTCAAGTCTCTCTCAATGCCAAGACCCATGTGCACCACCTTGCCAAGACCAAGTCCTGGAGCCACAATGCCAAGAGCTAGCTCAGACCAAGTGTACGGAATCAGTTCCTCAAAAATGCCAAGAGAAATGTCCACTCCCTAGCCTGGGTAAATAG